One genomic window of Cystobacter fuscus DSM 2262 includes the following:
- a CDS encoding DUF6531 domain-containing protein yields MMPAAKHFDPLLGIDIHLIQPPGGVPPVPIPHPHIGMVFDPMDYVPILGATVLVGGVPRAQAGTSGIALPPHIPMGGVFIKPPANESEVFMGSSTVSVDGDAFSHLALPALSCQDIGMPPIPRLKKKKSVNSLVLPTTMVLSIPVPVVVGGPPTVSLMALGMRAGMALMGALVSKLKKMRAARKSQNGVHCNGGHPVDVITGANFDEFVDARSAPPGLFCWRRRYTTAHADRQGVLGWGFRHEYQHTLHLLRQAWRYEDARGRVIDFEPLKEGERETKRHGVVLRRLDRDRYELSEGRGPRLVLQAADGENIARLRFVRSAEAELELRHEGERLSKVTERTLRGCCLYRFVHDLAGRLTEVLRVRSSGTRRVARYEYDRHGHLVVSEDAEGGRHEYQYDEAHRWTRMRTPTGYSFWWRYDAQGRCAETSGEDGLWWARFEYAPEKQESRVTERRGGISIFQYDKNLTLRKRIDPYGGILVREADAEGRVLREVDPGGRVTQMVYDAHGALVGRVDPYQRMLPPPEEMPRPRPPDMFVHPRTPLGHMMGRGMDELPRAALGASRTLLSRLPAALAEWITLLVRLRPEDLREEPQPVRTHDSQGRLVREVDAAGR; encoded by the coding sequence ATGATGCCAGCCGCCAAGCACTTCGATCCGCTGCTGGGGATCGACATCCACCTCATCCAGCCGCCTGGCGGCGTGCCTCCGGTCCCCATCCCCCACCCGCATATCGGGATGGTGTTCGACCCAATGGACTACGTGCCCATCCTGGGGGCGACGGTGCTGGTCGGGGGCGTGCCCCGAGCGCAGGCGGGCACCTCGGGCATTGCGCTCCCGCCCCACATCCCCATGGGGGGTGTGTTCATCAAGCCCCCGGCCAACGAGTCCGAGGTCTTCATGGGCAGCTCCACCGTGTCGGTGGACGGGGACGCGTTCAGCCACCTGGCCCTGCCGGCGCTGAGCTGCCAGGACATCGGGATGCCGCCCATTCCGCGGCTCAAGAAGAAGAAGAGCGTCAACAGCCTGGTGCTCCCGACGACGATGGTGCTGTCCATTCCGGTGCCAGTGGTGGTGGGGGGACCGCCAACCGTCTCGCTCATGGCCCTGGGCATGCGCGCGGGCATGGCGCTGATGGGTGCGCTGGTGTCGAAGCTGAAGAAGATGCGCGCGGCGCGCAAGTCGCAGAACGGCGTGCACTGCAACGGCGGACACCCGGTGGATGTGATTACCGGGGCCAATTTCGACGAGTTCGTGGATGCGCGCTCGGCGCCCCCGGGGCTCTTCTGCTGGCGCCGCCGCTACACCACGGCGCACGCGGACCGCCAGGGAGTGCTGGGCTGGGGCTTCCGGCACGAGTACCAGCACACGCTGCACCTGTTGCGCCAGGCGTGGCGGTACGAAGACGCCCGGGGCCGCGTCATCGACTTCGAACCGCTGAAGGAGGGCGAGCGCGAGACGAAGCGGCACGGCGTGGTACTGCGCCGTCTGGACAGGGATCGCTACGAGCTTTCCGAAGGTCGGGGGCCACGCCTGGTACTCCAGGCCGCCGACGGGGAGAACATCGCCCGGCTGCGCTTCGTGCGTTCGGCGGAGGCCGAGTTGGAACTGCGCCATGAGGGCGAACGGCTGAGTAAGGTGACGGAGCGCACGCTGCGGGGGTGCTGCCTCTACCGCTTCGTCCACGACCTCGCGGGCCGACTCACGGAAGTGCTGCGCGTGCGATCCAGCGGTACGAGGCGAGTGGCCCGATACGAGTACGACCGCCATGGGCACCTCGTGGTATCCGAGGATGCAGAGGGCGGTCGGCACGAGTACCAGTATGACGAGGCACACCGCTGGACTCGGATGCGTACCCCCACGGGTTACAGTTTCTGGTGGCGCTACGACGCACAAGGCCGCTGCGCGGAAACCTCGGGCGAGGACGGATTGTGGTGGGCGCGATTTGAATACGCCCCCGAGAAGCAGGAGTCTCGCGTCACCGAGCGACGGGGCGGCATCAGCATCTTCCAATACGATAAGAACCTCACCTTGCGGAAGCGGATCGATCCGTACGGCGGGATATTGGTGCGCGAAGCCGATGCCGAAGGGCGCGTTCTACGAGAGGTGGATCCTGGCGGACGCGTGACGCAGATGGTGTACGACGCGCACGGCGCGCTCGTGGGCCGCGTTGATCCATACCAGCGGATGCTGCCTCCTCCGGAGGAGATGCCACGCCCCAGGCCACCAGACATGTTCGTCCATCCCCGGACGCCGCTGGGCCACATGATGGGCAGAGGCATGGATGAACTGCCGCGAGCAGCGCTGGGTGCATCTCGGACGCTGCTCTCTCGGTTGCCAGCCGCGCTCGCCGAATGGATCACGCTCCTCGTCCGGCTGCGTCCCGAGGACCTGCGGGAAGAGCCCCAACCGGTGCGTACTCATGACAGCCAGGGGCGTCTGGTGCGGGAAGTGGATGCCGCTGGGCGCTAA
- a CDS encoding RHS repeat domain-containing protein has product MTEEVDGLGHTTHYEYSSTEQVTRTVDPGGSVSEYEYDEKDRLIRIWRHGALKEEYVWYAGDRLVEKRDGHGQILMRIEHGPRGHTSTRHLASGGRHLLAWDERGRPIRASTESHEVRLLRDAQGRMLCDLRDGRGSEHIRSPSARHTLVLGRFTWKQQGNKEEGDLLLVDPTGGHHRLSREPTGLVLREHANGARELRQYDDVGRLRSSLIWKPTHDGAYHSRWVRYDYTAEGDLDGFWDSIRGQTRYATDPAHRLVQEEGPRGRVLYRLDAAGNLQEQPGLSNVVLAEGNRLASANGETLTYDHRNHLRERRSYEGPSTRYTYDSADMLVCVEDGRAEPWTAEYDAIGRRLRCGRGARQTHFYWDGERLAAEVSPEGRLRLYGYAAHDALVPLLFVDYDSTEASPESGRVYTLYTNQGGVPDCVEDASGRVVWWAERINPYGHVEVAPSSGLELNLRWPGHYLDTETGLFYNRFRYYDPVLGRYLQSDPLGLDGGINLYAYAPNPLVQFDVLGLSHQRSPSSSKTQQDPVEHVRAKYGDEGVGTYNSLLGDRMAPHLARQTLEYADEMGILREVRELVDSGKLENLRGLNGFLKEIRQELKQGQQGKLRQFHEAHQRAMKGNEVAIEGRRKIPADPRSGQADIVDHTQEEALQMKVVTGAKEGTVIGNLQSAVDQLGGSRGEFPPDGYKRIADIRIEAPNNPLNNATEQQLRDTLRGKIANLDNLDSGEVHISNTTRAEPYVFTPDQLKPD; this is encoded by the coding sequence GTGACCGAAGAAGTGGATGGATTGGGCCACACCACGCATTACGAGTACTCGTCCACGGAGCAGGTGACGCGTACCGTCGATCCAGGGGGAAGCGTCAGTGAGTATGAATACGACGAGAAAGATCGTCTCATCCGCATCTGGCGCCATGGAGCCCTCAAGGAGGAGTACGTCTGGTACGCGGGTGATCGCCTAGTGGAGAAGCGGGACGGCCATGGCCAAATCCTGATGCGCATCGAACACGGGCCGCGGGGACACACGTCGACGCGGCACTTGGCATCGGGCGGTCGGCACCTGCTTGCCTGGGACGAGCGCGGTCGTCCCATTCGCGCCAGCACGGAGTCCCATGAGGTACGACTCCTGCGCGATGCCCAGGGCCGGATGCTGTGCGACTTGCGTGATGGCCGAGGCTCGGAGCACATCCGAAGCCCCTCGGCACGCCACACCCTGGTGCTGGGGCGCTTTACCTGGAAACAGCAAGGGAACAAGGAGGAAGGAGATCTGCTGCTGGTGGATCCGACAGGAGGCCATCACCGGCTGAGCAGGGAACCAACGGGACTGGTTCTGCGTGAGCATGCGAATGGAGCACGCGAACTACGCCAGTATGACGATGTCGGCAGGCTGCGCTCGAGCCTCATCTGGAAACCAACACATGATGGCGCGTACCATTCCCGCTGGGTGCGCTACGACTACACAGCAGAAGGAGATCTCGACGGGTTCTGGGACAGCATCCGAGGACAGACACGTTACGCCACGGACCCGGCTCATCGGTTGGTGCAGGAGGAAGGTCCACGAGGCCGCGTCCTGTACCGGTTGGATGCGGCCGGCAACCTCCAGGAACAGCCAGGCTTGAGCAACGTGGTACTCGCCGAAGGCAACCGCTTGGCCTCGGCCAATGGCGAGACCCTCACCTACGATCACCGCAACCATCTCCGGGAGCGCCGCTCCTACGAGGGCCCGTCCACCCGCTATACGTATGACAGCGCGGACATGCTGGTGTGCGTGGAAGATGGGCGGGCCGAGCCCTGGACGGCGGAGTACGACGCCATCGGCCGCCGCCTCCGCTGTGGGCGAGGCGCGAGGCAGACGCACTTCTACTGGGATGGCGAGCGCTTGGCCGCTGAGGTGTCCCCGGAGGGGCGACTGCGGCTCTATGGATATGCGGCGCATGACGCGCTGGTTCCACTCCTCTTCGTGGACTACGACAGCACGGAGGCTTCTCCCGAGAGCGGCCGCGTTTATACCCTTTACACCAATCAGGGAGGTGTTCCCGACTGCGTGGAGGATGCGAGCGGGCGAGTGGTCTGGTGGGCGGAGCGAATCAACCCGTATGGGCATGTGGAGGTCGCACCATCATCCGGGTTGGAGCTGAACCTGCGCTGGCCAGGACATTACCTGGACACGGAGACAGGTCTTTTCTACAACCGCTTTCGCTACTACGATCCGGTTCTGGGACGTTACCTGCAAAGCGACCCGCTCGGACTGGACGGAGGCATCAACCTGTATGCCTACGCCCCCAATCCTCTCGTCCAGTTCGATGTCCTCGGGCTCTCGCATCAGAGGAGTCCCAGCAGCAGCAAGACCCAACAGGATCCGGTCGAACATGTGCGAGCCAAGTATGGCGATGAGGGGGTTGGCACGTATAACTCCCTGCTCGGAGACAGGATGGCGCCGCACCTCGCCAGGCAGACCCTCGAATACGCGGACGAAATGGGCATCCTCCGAGAGGTCCGTGAACTCGTTGACAGCGGCAAGCTCGAAAACCTGCGTGGGCTGAACGGATTCCTCAAGGAAATCAGGCAGGAACTCAAGCAAGGCCAACAGGGCAAACTTCGCCAATTCCATGAGGCCCACCAACGCGCCATGAAGGGCAACGAGGTGGCTATCGAGGGCCGCCGCAAAATACCGGCCGACCCAAGGAGCGGCCAAGCAGACATCGTCGACCACACTCAGGAAGAGGCTCTCCAGATGAAGGTGGTTACAGGAGCAAAAGAAGGTACCGTGATTGGCAACCTACAGTCAGCCGTGGATCAACTGGGTGGTTCTCGTGGCGAGTTTCCGCCTGACGGATACAAACGCATCGCCGATATCCGCATTGAAGCTCCCAACAATCCCCTCAACAACGCAACAGAGCAGCAACTCCGCGATACCCTGCGTGGCAAGATAGCCAATCTCGACAATCTCGACTCTGGCGAAGTGCACATCTCCAATACGACCAGGGCAGAACCCTACGTGTTCACCCCCGATCAACTGAAGCCGGATTGA
- a CDS encoding GNAT family N-acetyltransferase, whose protein sequence is MIREAELMPTPSPARWLEVSTVRTASGLAGMRAEWNALLDDSQAGPFNAWEWLYPWCRRIGTDRQPFVLQARDRSGALVGLLPLGFDYHWVLGRPIRRLAFLGESHVGSDYLDVVARRGREEEVARTFASALWELRDQWDVLDLTDLREDSVTVRVLRETFEKHGVGTTLTERYVCPYETLGRGESFDDFLKRTSRRDNYLRRKKWLEKQEGYRIEKTEAPGALAAPLTDFFRLHAMRWESDGGSQGIRGRGVESFHRDATQLLAERGRLRLYTMKVGGQAVASVYGIVHGSSFIYFQSGYDPAWRNRSVGLVLVGETFRDALEAGLTDYDFLRGTETYKSDWTTKQRRTVSLRVLSPNGDGEWFVRREQGMRQVREVAKRLLPQDAVERVRRLRRRLSAVRG, encoded by the coding sequence GTGATTCGCGAAGCGGAATTGATGCCCACTCCCAGCCCTGCGCGGTGGCTGGAGGTCTCCACCGTGAGGACCGCGTCCGGACTCGCCGGGATGCGCGCCGAGTGGAACGCGCTCCTGGACGACAGCCAGGCGGGGCCCTTCAACGCGTGGGAGTGGCTGTACCCGTGGTGCCGGCGGATCGGCACGGATCGCCAGCCCTTCGTGTTGCAGGCGAGGGACCGGAGTGGGGCGCTGGTGGGGCTGTTGCCGCTGGGCTTCGACTACCACTGGGTGCTGGGGCGTCCCATCCGGCGGCTGGCCTTCCTGGGCGAGTCGCACGTGGGCAGCGACTACCTGGACGTGGTGGCGCGGCGCGGCCGGGAGGAGGAGGTGGCGCGCACCTTCGCCTCCGCCCTGTGGGAGCTGAGGGATCAGTGGGACGTGCTGGACTTGACGGACCTGCGCGAGGACTCGGTGACGGTGCGCGTGCTGCGCGAGACCTTCGAGAAGCACGGCGTGGGGACGACGCTGACCGAGCGCTATGTCTGCCCTTACGAGACCCTGGGGCGGGGGGAGTCCTTCGACGACTTCCTCAAGCGCACGAGCCGGCGGGACAACTACCTGCGGCGCAAGAAGTGGCTGGAGAAGCAGGAGGGCTACCGCATCGAGAAGACGGAGGCGCCGGGCGCGCTCGCCGCGCCGCTGACGGACTTCTTCCGGTTGCACGCCATGCGCTGGGAGTCGGACGGCGGTTCCCAGGGTATTCGCGGCCGGGGCGTCGAGTCCTTCCACCGGGATGCCACGCAACTGCTCGCCGAGCGCGGGCGCCTGCGCCTGTACACGATGAAGGTGGGCGGACAGGCGGTGGCCTCGGTGTATGGCATTGTCCACGGCAGCTCGTTCATCTACTTCCAGTCGGGGTATGACCCGGCGTGGCGCAACCGCAGCGTGGGGCTGGTGCTCGTGGGGGAGACGTTCCGCGACGCCCTCGAGGCCGGGCTCACCGATTACGACTTCCTGCGCGGCACCGAGACATACAAGTCCGACTGGACGACGAAACAGCGGCGCACCGTGTCCCTGCGGGTGCTCTCACCCAACGGTGATGGTGAGTGGTTCGTGCGGCGTGAGCAGGGGATGCGGCAGGTGCGTGAAGTGGCCAAGCGCCTGTTGCCCCAGGACGCCGTCGAGCGCGTGCGCCGGCTGCGGCGTCGGCTGTCCGCGGTGCGCGGGTAG
- a CDS encoding DegT/DnrJ/EryC1/StrS family aminotransferase, with protein MEAVKTDKLFVPALPTLWPSMLTGRRAPSHFMPFGARNVRYFYFARNAIWTTVKMLGLDAGEVLMPAYHHGVEVEAVVDAGATPRFYRVGSRWDVDLEDVEKRIGPKTKALYLIHYAGFPGPVEEMRRIADKHGLPLIEDCALSLLSADGSVPLGTTGDIGIFCLYKTLPMPHGGALTVNGARQYSLPEPPLPPSSSTFSHTVSSLLQNLELRGGAFGRSVRGMVRGLGKGAVKAADIERVATGTQHFDRRHVDLGMSPFAHRIAQAQDLEAVVERRRRNYFFLLGRLRDVSAPLFNQLAPGVCPLFYPVVVDNKEQVLERLRARGIEAIDFWKHFHPACDASAFPEVAKLRRSIVEVPCHQDLTPEVMAEVANVVRDALVPERPERKNVG; from the coding sequence ATGGAAGCGGTGAAGACCGACAAGCTGTTCGTTCCCGCCCTGCCCACGCTGTGGCCGAGCATGTTGACGGGGCGCAGGGCCCCGAGCCACTTCATGCCCTTTGGCGCGCGCAACGTGCGCTACTTCTACTTCGCCCGCAACGCCATCTGGACGACGGTGAAGATGCTGGGGCTGGACGCGGGCGAGGTGCTCATGCCCGCCTACCACCACGGCGTGGAGGTGGAGGCCGTGGTGGACGCCGGCGCCACGCCGCGCTTCTACCGGGTGGGCAGCCGCTGGGACGTGGACCTGGAGGACGTGGAGAAGCGCATCGGTCCGAAGACGAAGGCGCTCTACCTCATCCACTACGCGGGCTTTCCCGGCCCCGTCGAGGAGATGCGCCGCATCGCCGACAAGCACGGCCTGCCGCTCATCGAGGACTGCGCCCTGTCGCTCCTGAGCGCGGACGGCTCGGTGCCGCTGGGCACCACGGGCGACATCGGCATCTTCTGCCTCTACAAGACGCTGCCCATGCCGCACGGCGGGGCGCTCACCGTCAATGGCGCCCGGCAGTACAGCCTGCCCGAGCCGCCCCTGCCTCCCAGCTCGTCCACCTTCAGCCACACCGTGTCCTCGCTCCTGCAGAACCTGGAGCTGCGCGGCGGGGCGTTCGGACGCAGCGTGCGCGGCATGGTGCGCGGGCTCGGCAAGGGCGCGGTGAAGGCCGCGGACATCGAGCGCGTGGCCACCGGCACCCAGCACTTCGACCGGCGGCACGTGGACCTGGGCATGAGCCCCTTCGCCCACCGCATCGCCCAGGCGCAGGACCTGGAGGCCGTGGTGGAGCGGCGGCGGCGCAACTACTTCTTCCTGCTCGGCCGGCTGCGCGACGTGTCCGCGCCGCTCTTCAACCAGCTCGCCCCGGGCGTCTGCCCCCTGTTCTACCCGGTGGTGGTGGACAACAAGGAGCAGGTGCTCGAGCGGCTGCGCGCGCGGGGCATCGAGGCCATCGACTTCTGGAAGCACTTCCACCCCGCGTGTGACGCGTCCGCCTTCCCCGAGGTGGCGAAGCTGCGGCGCTCCATCGTCGAGGTGCCCTGCCACCAGGATCTCACGCCCGAGGTCATGGCGGAGGTGGCCAACGTGGTGCGGGACGCGCTGGTGCCGGAGCGCCCCGAGCGAAAGAACGTGGGCTGA
- a CDS encoding GNAT family N-acetyltransferase — MEARQLTPSPRIVEVTDRAAFMALEPEWNALVQATADEPFYRHEFFRIWIDDFAPEARLRVLTLRDEEGRLTAVLPLMAERASLYGVPARQLSATANPHSCRFDLVAREPAEAAAAFFAHLRADKGWDVLRLTDVPEGGAGWHLYEAAKGAGMPVGTWESLQSPYIPLPASWEAYQASLSSKFKANCRRRRRKLEEKGRVTVERVEGGLGLEAKLEEGFALEASGWKGQRGTAMAQDGRTRGFYSELARTAAYDGRLALYYLRLDGRAVAFQYSLEYGGRYFLLKPGYDETLGDCSPGQLLMEEVLRECIGRGLREFDFLGPDMSWKRDWTEHVRRHTWLYVFNDSAFGRALCAAKFRWAPAAREVMARWKR; from the coding sequence ATGGAAGCCAGACAGCTCACTCCCTCGCCCCGCATCGTCGAGGTGACGGATCGCGCCGCCTTCATGGCGCTGGAGCCGGAGTGGAACGCGCTCGTGCAGGCCACGGCCGACGAGCCCTTCTACCGGCACGAGTTCTTCCGCATCTGGATCGACGACTTCGCCCCCGAGGCGCGCCTGCGTGTGCTCACGCTGCGCGACGAGGAGGGGCGGCTCACGGCGGTGCTGCCGTTGATGGCCGAGCGCGCCTCCTTGTACGGGGTGCCGGCGCGGCAGCTCTCCGCCACGGCCAACCCGCACTCGTGCCGGTTCGACCTGGTGGCGCGCGAGCCCGCCGAGGCCGCCGCCGCTTTCTTCGCGCACCTGCGGGCGGACAAGGGCTGGGACGTGCTGCGGCTCACCGACGTGCCCGAGGGCGGCGCGGGCTGGCACCTGTACGAGGCGGCCAAGGGGGCGGGGATGCCCGTGGGGACGTGGGAGTCCCTGCAGTCGCCCTACATCCCGCTGCCGGCCTCGTGGGAGGCATACCAGGCGAGCTTGTCGTCCAAGTTCAAGGCCAACTGCCGCCGCCGGCGCCGCAAGCTGGAGGAGAAGGGCCGCGTCACGGTGGAGCGCGTGGAAGGCGGGCTCGGTCTGGAGGCGAAGCTGGAGGAGGGCTTCGCGCTGGAGGCGAGCGGCTGGAAGGGCCAGCGCGGCACGGCCATGGCGCAGGACGGGCGCACGCGGGGCTTCTACTCGGAGCTGGCGCGCACCGCGGCGTATGACGGCCGGCTGGCGCTGTACTACCTGCGGTTGGACGGGCGCGCGGTCGCCTTCCAGTACTCGCTGGAGTACGGGGGGCGCTACTTCCTGCTCAAGCCCGGCTACGACGAGACGCTGGGGGATTGCAGCCCGGGGCAGCTCCTCATGGAGGAGGTGCTGCGCGAGTGCATCGGCCGCGGCCTGCGCGAGTTCGACTTCCTCGGGCCGGACATGTCGTGGAAGCGCGACTGGACGGAGCACGTACGCCGGCACACCTGGCTCTACGTTTTCAATGACTCGGCTTTCGGCCGCGCGTTGTGCGCGGCCAAGTTCCGCTGGGCCCCCGCGGCCCGGGAGGTGATGGCGCGATGGAAGCGGTGA